Proteins from a single region of Equus asinus isolate D_3611 breed Donkey chromosome 17, EquAss-T2T_v2, whole genome shotgun sequence:
- the LOC139040715 gene encoding olfactory receptor 4P4-like, with translation MENQNNVTEFVFMGLWGNKQIELLFFFLFLLCYLAVLMGNILILLTITCSHLIEEPMYYFLCHLSLMDLCYTSTVVPRLIRDLASVRKIISYNNCMTQLFTAHLLAAVETFILVSMAFERYVAIVKPLHYMIIMNMQRCKMLIIMAWVVGFWHSIALLLMVFNLPFCGPNQIDHYICDVKPLLKLVCKDIHVVRILVIVNSGIVVVVIFLVLVASYILILYNLRTHSSAGRRKALSTCSSHIMVVVLFFVPCIYTYVPPAGSENRDKEISVFYTAIAPMLNPLIYTLRNMEIKIAMLKVWSQMVHSKLK, from the coding sequence ATGGAAAATCAGAACAATGTCACAGAATTTGTTTTCATGGGACTGTggggaaataaacaaatagagctactcttctttttcttgttcctcctCTGTTACTTGGCCGTCTTAATGGGGAACATCCTCATCTTACTCACAATCACTTGTAGTCATCTAATTGAAGAACCAATGTACTACTTTCTCTGCCACCTTTCCCTCATGGACCTCTGCTACACCTCCACCGTGGTCCCTCGGCTAATCAGGGATTTAGCTTcagtaagaaaaattatttcctataacaactgtatgacccagctcttcactgcccacttGCTGGCTGCTGTGGAGACATTCATCTTGGTGTCCATGGCTTTTGAACGCTATGTTGCCATTGTCAAGCCTCTGCACTACATGATCATCATGAACATGCAGAGGTGTAAAATGCTGATCATCATGGCCTGGGTTGTGGGGTTTTGGCACTCTATTGCTTTACTGCTCATGGTATTCAATTTACCTTTCTGTGGTCCTAATCAGATAGATCACTACATATGTGATGTGAAGCCTCTTTTGAAACTGGTGTGCAAAGATATTCATGTTGTTAGAATCTTGGTCATTGTTAATTCAGGGATTGTGGTAGTTGTTATTTTTCTTGTCCTAGTAGCTTCTTACATACTCATATTATATAATCTCAGGACACACTCTTCTGCAGGACGACGCAAAGCTCTGTCGACCTGTAGCTCTCACATCATGGTTGTAGTTTTGTTCTTTGTGCCCTGTATCTATACCTATGTTCCACCTGCAGGGAGTGAGAACAGGGATAAGGAAATTTCTGTGTTTTACACAGCAATTGCCCCCATGCTGAATCCTCTCATCTATACCCTGAGAAATATGGAGATTAAAATTGCCATGCTGAAGGTATGGTCTCAAATGGTACATTCAAAATTAAAGTGA